Proteins found in one Bremerella volcania genomic segment:
- a CDS encoding RDD family protein gives MDHSLGEADYYDPRDYAGVFRRLLIYFIDLVVLVMLGVLMWIPLMFLIIGGVIRTDPSFLFWTTYLLVVWGYLAPIKRSRFGTLGYRLMGINIVSAQGGPPSLLVMTARMLIWILTPFSLFVDLFWIGADSERQILRDCYLGTYLIKRNAKAIGRGPVNLTRYFAMSFALAYPRVRRPKPTD, from the coding sequence TTGGACCACTCACTAGGGGAAGCAGATTACTACGATCCGCGCGACTACGCAGGCGTCTTCCGGCGGCTACTGATTTACTTCATCGACTTGGTCGTGCTCGTCATGCTCGGCGTGCTCATGTGGATTCCCCTCATGTTCTTGATCATTGGGGGTGTCATCCGTACCGATCCCAGCTTTCTGTTCTGGACCACTTATCTGCTGGTCGTCTGGGGCTACCTGGCGCCGATCAAACGCTCTCGGTTCGGGACGCTCGGTTATCGCCTGATGGGGATCAACATCGTCTCGGCCCAGGGAGGTCCTCCTTCGCTGCTGGTAATGACCGCGCGGATGCTGATCTGGATCTTGACCCCATTCAGCTTATTCGTCGACCTGTTTTGGATTGGGGCAGATTCCGAACGGCAGATCTTACGAGACTGCTACCTGGGCACCTACCTGATCAAGCGAAATGCGAAGGCAATCGGGCGAGGTCCGGTGAATCTCACAAGGTACTTTGCCATGAGCTTTGCCCTCGCATATCCGCGGGTTCGCCGCCCCAAACCTACGGACTAG
- a CDS encoding M14 family metallopeptidase yields MNPLEYFSKDYPEAQARFREATAKLGFALESHAIGAQGPDGKELAFDVACSAGDPRRVLVISSGIHGVEGYFGSAVQMAMFGQWSGNSVPTAKIVMLHGLNAYGFAWDRRFNEENVDPNRNFLLAGQPFAGSPPGYAELDPFLNPKRPPSSWEPFTAKAAWLIMQHGMRKLRSAIATGQYDYPQGLFFGGKGPSHMQTILQQNMPRWLAGSEQVMHLDFHTGLGAWGTWKLLIDYKLTDLQRETLTQTFGADSFEANVDSEIAYDAKGGFGQWCVAQKFAPDYLFACAEFGTYSPVKVLAGLRAENQAHHWGSGEDASTQRAKEFLKELFCPADAKWRTQVVQKSLELVRQAEEGMSGEHSG; encoded by the coding sequence TTGAACCCGCTTGAATACTTCTCGAAAGACTATCCCGAGGCCCAGGCTCGCTTTCGCGAAGCCACGGCAAAGCTGGGCTTCGCGCTCGAGTCCCATGCGATCGGCGCCCAAGGTCCCGATGGAAAGGAACTGGCATTCGACGTGGCTTGCTCGGCTGGCGATCCCCGCCGGGTGCTGGTCATTTCGTCGGGAATCCACGGCGTCGAAGGCTATTTCGGTTCGGCCGTACAGATGGCGATGTTTGGGCAATGGTCCGGAAACTCAGTGCCAACCGCGAAGATCGTCATGCTGCATGGCCTCAATGCGTATGGCTTTGCCTGGGACCGGCGGTTCAACGAAGAGAACGTCGACCCCAACCGCAACTTCCTGCTTGCTGGCCAGCCGTTCGCAGGCTCGCCGCCTGGCTATGCGGAACTAGATCCGTTTCTCAACCCGAAGCGGCCACCATCATCGTGGGAACCCTTCACTGCGAAGGCCGCCTGGTTGATCATGCAGCATGGCATGAGGAAACTTCGCAGCGCGATCGCAACGGGCCAGTACGACTACCCGCAAGGATTGTTCTTTGGCGGCAAGGGGCCGTCACACATGCAGACGATCCTGCAGCAGAACATGCCCCGCTGGCTGGCAGGCAGCGAGCAGGTCATGCATCTTGACTTTCACACGGGCCTAGGCGCCTGGGGGACTTGGAAGCTGTTGATTGATTACAAGCTGACCGACCTTCAACGGGAGACCCTCACCCAAACCTTTGGGGCGGATTCGTTCGAAGCCAACGTGGATAGCGAGATTGCCTACGATGCGAAAGGTGGTTTCGGGCAGTGGTGCGTTGCCCAGAAGTTCGCCCCGGATTATCTGTTTGCCTGTGCCGAGTTCGGAACGTATTCGCCCGTGAAGGTCCTTGCTGGTCTGCGGGCCGAGAACCAGGCCCATCACTGGGGCAGCGGAGAGGATGCGAGCACGCAACGCGCGAAGGAATTCCTTAAAGAACTTTTCTGCCCGGCCGATGCGAAGTGGCGAACGCAAGTCGTGCAGAAGAGTCTGGAACTTGTCCGACAAGCCGAAGAGGGTATGTCTGGCGAGCACAGCGGATGA
- a CDS encoding GDSL-type esterase/lipase family protein, which produces MPYHLRLILSLTFAILMLSAPRLEAQEAGRFAIPETNEGLAGDGPIRRYDWFRNLWQSRRSNWSKQVKKDQNAVVFLGDSITQGWGDNMGGSFGDMKVANRGISGDTTRGMLLRLKEDVLSLNPKAVVMLMGTNDLEEKAEPETIAANVKLIIAALKKHDGEMPIILCKVFPSSAKKSRPADKIKKINQLYEQVAHGDPHVIVLETWLPFADENGDAKAEEFPDLLHPNKQGYAKWAAALTPIFATLGYVETEADPFEPEPGFESLYNGKDLTGWMFKANPERKGKKINIAWPIFEEDIVFDGKTESVDGRYQAVGDRIVVTTPAEGRRIQQMWTKREFPNDFVLKLEFRATPNADSGVFLRAPQLQCRDYSLAGPYKELKNYKPQDWNELVVEVTGNTARCTCNGEVLEEAFKLPDTGPIGLEGDRGQMEYRRIRVKETK; this is translated from the coding sequence ATGCCGTACCACCTACGACTGATCCTTTCGCTGACGTTCGCTATTCTGATGCTCAGTGCTCCACGGCTCGAAGCCCAGGAGGCCGGCCGTTTCGCGATTCCTGAAACCAACGAAGGCCTGGCAGGCGATGGGCCGATTCGCCGCTACGATTGGTTCCGCAATCTCTGGCAAAGCCGTCGCAGCAACTGGTCGAAGCAAGTCAAGAAGGATCAAAACGCCGTCGTCTTCTTGGGGGACTCGATCACCCAAGGCTGGGGCGACAACATGGGTGGCAGCTTCGGCGACATGAAGGTTGCCAACCGCGGCATCAGCGGCGACACGACGCGCGGCATGCTGCTGCGATTGAAAGAGGATGTCCTTTCGCTCAACCCCAAGGCAGTCGTCATGCTGATGGGAACCAACGACCTGGAGGAAAAAGCCGAGCCGGAAACGATTGCCGCCAACGTCAAGTTGATCATCGCAGCACTTAAGAAGCATGACGGCGAGATGCCGATCATCTTGTGCAAAGTTTTTCCCAGCTCCGCAAAGAAGAGCCGCCCGGCCGACAAGATCAAGAAGATCAACCAGCTTTACGAACAAGTCGCTCATGGCGATCCTCATGTGATCGTGCTCGAAACATGGCTTCCCTTCGCCGATGAAAACGGCGACGCCAAGGCCGAGGAGTTCCCCGACCTGCTGCATCCCAACAAGCAAGGCTACGCCAAGTGGGCCGCCGCGCTGACGCCAATCTTCGCGACGCTGGGCTACGTCGAAACGGAAGCCGATCCGTTCGAGCCGGAGCCTGGCTTCGAGAGCCTGTACAACGGCAAGGACTTAACCGGCTGGATGTTCAAAGCCAACCCTGAGCGCAAGGGGAAGAAGATCAACATCGCCTGGCCCATCTTCGAAGAAGACATCGTCTTCGACGGCAAGACCGAAAGCGTCGATGGCCGCTACCAGGCAGTTGGCGATCGTATCGTCGTCACTACGCCCGCTGAAGGGCGCCGCATTCAGCAGATGTGGACGAAGCGTGAGTTCCCCAATGACTTCGTCCTGAAGCTCGAGTTTCGGGCAACGCCCAACGCCGATAGTGGCGTATTCCTGCGAGCCCCGCAGCTGCAATGTCGCGACTATTCCTTGGCTGGTCCGTACAAGGAGCTGAAGAACTACAAGCCGCAAGACTGGAACGAACTAGTCGTCGAGGTCACCGGCAACACGGCCCGCTGCACCTGTAACGGTGAGGTTCTGGAAGAAGCGTTCAAGCTGCCAGACACCGGCCCGATCGGCCTGGAAGGAGACCGCGGGCAGATGGAGTATCGCCGTATTCGGGTGAAGGAAACGAAGTAG
- a CDS encoding arylsulfotransferase family protein, translated as MADENNHDKTPANASAFEKLILRIRWVFLLTVLVLLGIAFGSHLEAKKSSGESRLSAVEEQLLRLRKLPTDVGQMVKDIDALIDTQIEPEKVRPDEPNLYVVGEDVVPVPDKFKYLYSQFHRDSDSFSVSLMRLSTGEVLHRWEWNWDTLAPIYHTWLTRHMKHYPTFHDYWDTLPRMPLGTPTILEGNRLVAQVGRTLCCFSAEGDLLWAAEDIKHHSIEVDHEGHLWMCTVVADEKLPYREDQLVRLHNETGQVLFRKSMKEIFEANPRFDFSHHNRKAEDVYHLNDIQPVLEDRKHFRQGDLFISLRDIHCVLQYRPSTDEILWSNATYWSSQHDVSIIDDSTIGVFDNNVFHVRGAGSQFHRGKYNRFVTYNFETDQYDVLFADVFEKTNCQTKTQGRVRYFKEDDILYIEPGDQDFFVVSDLANGTDYKCIIPGNSEGKMGRTFWFRLVE; from the coding sequence ATGGCGGACGAAAACAATCACGACAAGACGCCTGCCAATGCCTCTGCGTTCGAGAAGTTGATCCTTCGTATTCGCTGGGTGTTCTTGCTGACGGTATTGGTGTTGCTGGGGATCGCGTTCGGCAGTCACCTAGAGGCCAAAAAATCCTCGGGCGAATCGCGACTTTCGGCCGTCGAAGAGCAACTCTTGCGATTGCGTAAGTTGCCCACCGACGTCGGACAGATGGTGAAAGACATCGATGCATTGATCGATACGCAAATTGAACCAGAGAAAGTAAGACCGGACGAGCCGAATCTGTACGTCGTCGGCGAAGACGTGGTTCCGGTCCCCGATAAGTTCAAGTATCTGTACAGCCAGTTTCACCGCGACTCGGACTCGTTCAGTGTTTCGCTCATGCGTTTGAGCACCGGCGAAGTGCTGCATCGATGGGAGTGGAACTGGGACACGCTGGCGCCCATTTATCACACCTGGCTCACGCGTCACATGAAGCATTACCCAACGTTTCACGACTATTGGGATACGCTGCCCCGCATGCCCCTGGGGACGCCAACCATCCTGGAAGGGAATCGACTCGTCGCGCAAGTCGGACGAACCCTGTGCTGTTTTTCCGCCGAGGGAGATCTGCTTTGGGCCGCCGAGGACATCAAGCATCACTCCATCGAGGTCGATCACGAAGGCCATCTGTGGATGTGTACGGTCGTCGCCGACGAGAAACTGCCCTATCGCGAAGATCAGCTTGTCCGGCTTCACAACGAGACCGGCCAGGTGCTGTTTCGCAAGTCGATGAAAGAGATCTTCGAGGCCAATCCCCGGTTCGACTTTTCGCATCACAATCGAAAAGCGGAAGATGTCTATCATCTCAACGACATCCAACCGGTACTCGAAGATCGGAAGCATTTCCGTCAGGGGGATTTGTTCATCAGCCTCCGCGACATCCATTGCGTTCTGCAGTATCGGCCATCCACCGACGAAATTCTGTGGAGTAACGCCACGTACTGGTCCAGCCAGCACGACGTCAGTATCATCGACGACTCAACGATCGGCGTGTTCGACAACAACGTGTTTCATGTTCGGGGGGCTGGCTCGCAGTTTCATCGTGGAAAGTACAACCGTTTTGTGACCTACAACTTCGAAACGGATCAGTACGACGTTCTCTTCGCGGACGTTTTCGAGAAGACAAACTGTCAGACCAAAACTCAGGGACGCGTTCGCTATTTCAAGGAGGATGACATTCTGTACATCGAACCAGGCGACCAGGATTTCTTCGTCGTCTCGGATCTCGCCAACGGCACGGATTACAAGTGTATTATTCCTGGAAATAGCGAAGGCAAAATGGGACGTACGTTCTGGTTTCGCCTGGTGGAGTGA
- a CDS encoding arylsulfatase, with protein sequence MSTIYSSGMLCRSLLVCLCVLLATKNVANGQETSAPDSGSPSATTTISGEQLPAPEPPFGGVIQPDALKSKPWWAPRIVPPKQAPNVLLIITDDAGFGVPSTFGGVIPTPTMDRIAKSGLRYNNIHSTALCSPTRAALITGRNHHSAGFGVISEQSTGFPGYNSIIPEDKCTIGRILKDNGYSTAWFGKDHNTPAFAASQVGPFDQWPTGMGFEYFYGFVGGDANQWEPNLFRNTTQIYPFKGQENWNLVTAMSEDAIDYIHRMNQIDPSKPFFIKYAPGATHAPHHPTQEWVDKIHEMHLFDDGWNKLRETIFENQKRLGVIPADTKLEPWPTDVIKNWEDCTPEEQKLFIRQVEVFAAYAAYNDHEIGRVVQAVEDIGELDNTLIIYINGDNGTSAEGGPLGTPNEVAFFNGLNMLPVDVQMKWYDVWGTEETYNHMSAGWSWAFDTPFTWFKQNASKLGGIRQNMAISWPAVIKDHGGMRSQFCHIIDIVPTILEVSGIPAPDVVDGIPQAPIEGTSLAYTFDAANADAASQHKTQYFEMMGQWALYHEGWLLSTKVNRAPWEAFGVANPDPLNNQVLELYDLTTDFSQSNNIADQHPDKIKAMKQMFIAEASKYHVFPLDASVGARLVAPRPNITAGRTEFVYTRPMTGLPQGDSPMLLNSSYTITAEIEVPQKGAEGMILTSGGRFCGYGFYLLEGKPTFLWNLVDLKRIKWQASEPLSPGKHTISFDFKYDGLGAGTLAFNNMSGLGRPGTGTLLVDGKVAQTIEMEKTVPMILQWDESFDIGSDTLTGVNDEDYHPPFPLTAKLEKLTIKIDRPQLSPEDIKKLETAQRENSSSE encoded by the coding sequence ATGAGCACGATCTATTCGAGCGGCATGCTCTGTCGCAGTCTTTTGGTATGTCTATGTGTTTTGCTTGCGACGAAAAATGTTGCCAATGGTCAAGAGACCTCCGCACCGGACAGCGGTTCACCAAGTGCCACCACAACGATCAGCGGCGAACAGTTGCCGGCACCTGAGCCACCGTTTGGCGGCGTCATTCAGCCGGACGCGTTGAAGTCGAAACCGTGGTGGGCGCCGCGCATCGTGCCGCCGAAACAGGCCCCGAACGTTCTGTTGATCATCACCGATGACGCCGGGTTTGGCGTTCCCAGCACGTTTGGCGGCGTGATCCCAACGCCCACGATGGACCGCATTGCGAAGAGTGGTTTGCGTTACAACAACATCCATTCGACCGCGTTATGCTCGCCGACCCGAGCCGCACTGATCACCGGCCGGAATCATCACTCGGCGGGCTTCGGCGTCATCTCTGAGCAATCGACCGGCTTCCCAGGCTACAACAGCATCATTCCCGAAGATAAATGCACGATCGGGCGAATCCTGAAAGACAACGGCTATTCGACGGCCTGGTTCGGCAAAGACCACAACACGCCAGCGTTCGCGGCCAGCCAGGTCGGCCCGTTCGATCAGTGGCCAACCGGGATGGGCTTCGAATACTTCTACGGATTCGTCGGTGGCGATGCGAATCAATGGGAACCGAACCTCTTTCGAAACACGACACAGATCTATCCCTTCAAGGGTCAAGAGAACTGGAATCTCGTGACGGCGATGTCGGAAGATGCGATCGACTACATTCATCGGATGAACCAGATCGATCCGAGCAAGCCGTTCTTCATCAAGTACGCTCCGGGGGCAACGCACGCTCCGCATCATCCGACGCAGGAATGGGTTGACAAGATCCACGAGATGCACCTGTTCGACGATGGTTGGAACAAGCTCCGCGAAACGATCTTCGAAAATCAAAAACGTTTGGGAGTCATCCCGGCCGATACCAAGCTCGAGCCTTGGCCGACCGACGTGATTAAAAATTGGGAAGACTGCACGCCGGAAGAGCAGAAGCTGTTCATCCGTCAGGTTGAAGTCTTCGCCGCCTATGCTGCCTATAACGACCATGAAATCGGCCGCGTCGTTCAAGCGGTCGAAGACATCGGCGAACTTGACAACACCTTGATCATCTACATCAACGGCGACAACGGCACCAGTGCTGAAGGAGGACCGCTAGGCACGCCCAACGAGGTCGCCTTCTTCAATGGTCTGAACATGTTGCCGGTCGACGTCCAAATGAAGTGGTACGACGTGTGGGGCACCGAAGAAACCTACAACCATATGTCGGCCGGCTGGTCGTGGGCTTTCGATACGCCGTTTACCTGGTTCAAGCAAAACGCCTCGAAACTGGGGGGCATTCGACAAAATATGGCGATCTCTTGGCCTGCCGTCATCAAGGACCACGGCGGCATGCGAAGTCAGTTCTGCCATATCATCGACATCGTGCCGACGATTCTGGAAGTCTCGGGCATTCCAGCCCCGGACGTCGTCGATGGCATTCCGCAAGCTCCGATCGAGGGAACAAGCCTGGCCTACACATTTGACGCGGCCAACGCGGACGCTGCTTCCCAACACAAAACGCAATACTTCGAGATGATGGGCCAGTGGGCACTCTATCACGAAGGATGGCTGTTGAGCACGAAGGTCAATCGAGCCCCTTGGGAAGCATTCGGTGTCGCCAATCCCGACCCGCTTAATAACCAGGTACTAGAACTTTACGACCTGACGACCGACTTCAGCCAGTCCAACAACATCGCCGACCAGCACCCGGATAAGATCAAAGCGATGAAGCAGATGTTCATCGCCGAGGCATCCAAATACCACGTTTTTCCATTGGATGCATCGGTCGGGGCGCGACTGGTCGCACCACGTCCCAACATTACCGCGGGACGTACCGAGTTCGTCTATACGCGACCGATGACCGGTCTGCCGCAAGGGGACTCGCCGATGTTGCTCAACTCGTCGTATACCATCACGGCGGAGATCGAAGTTCCGCAGAAAGGTGCCGAGGGGATGATTCTGACCTCAGGTGGTCGGTTCTGCGGCTACGGCTTTTATCTGCTCGAAGGAAAACCGACGTTTTTGTGGAACCTGGTCGATCTGAAACGGATCAAATGGCAAGCCAGCGAACCTCTTTCGCCGGGCAAGCATACGATCTCGTTCGACTTCAAGTACGACGGCCTCGGAGCCGGCACGCTGGCCTTTAACAACATGAGCGGACTTGGCCGTCCAGGGACAGGCACCCTGCTGGTCGATGGCAAGGTTGCCCAAACCATCGAAATGGAAAAGACGGTTCCCATGATACTGCAGTGGGACGAGTCGTTCGACATCGGGTCCGATACCCTCACCGGGGTCAATGATGAAGACTATCATCCCCCGTTCCCGCTGACGGCCAAGCTCGAGAAGCTGACCATCAAGATCGATCGTCCGCAGCTTTCGCCGGAGGACATCAAGAAACTGGAAACGGCCCAGCGCGAGAACAGTTCCAGCGAGTAA
- a CDS encoding serine/threonine-protein kinase, protein MGPQLGEGTYFRVFRARPSEGSFSGWDFALKTIRPEYKGDRLLVQRLCREADAGSEITSAHIVPVIDTRPGSFVVMPRVWGQTLSQILSQGKPFPLGSAVWTTRQLAQGLTHVHEARWIHGDVKPDNVVLSSTGHATLIDLGFAQRIDLSLPCSSRKCDRQGTLRYLPPEMLTTSVPILPQADTYSLGVILFELITGRQLYDQTSTDAIVQAQLSQRAPNVRSLVPNVPGSLDKLVSQMLAKDPLRRPSPDAALVKTLAAVEIELLSPDPKMKFAA, encoded by the coding sequence GTGGGACCACAATTGGGGGAAGGCACGTACTTCCGCGTCTTTCGAGCACGTCCCAGCGAAGGTTCTTTCAGTGGTTGGGACTTCGCCCTGAAAACGATTCGCCCCGAGTACAAAGGGGATCGTCTGTTAGTCCAGCGTCTTTGCCGTGAAGCGGACGCAGGCAGCGAAATCACATCGGCCCACATCGTGCCGGTCATCGACACGCGGCCTGGTTCGTTCGTCGTCATGCCCCGTGTCTGGGGACAAACGCTTTCGCAAATCCTCAGCCAAGGCAAACCATTCCCCCTGGGCAGCGCCGTGTGGACGACTCGGCAGTTGGCTCAAGGGTTAACGCATGTGCACGAGGCCCGCTGGATACATGGCGACGTGAAGCCCGATAACGTCGTCCTTTCCAGTACCGGCCATGCCACGCTGATCGATCTTGGCTTCGCCCAGCGCATCGATCTGAGCCTGCCGTGCTCCAGCCGAAAGTGCGATCGCCAAGGCACGCTGCGGTATCTGCCGCCCGAGATGCTGACTACCAGCGTGCCCATACTGCCCCAGGCCGATACGTATAGCCTGGGCGTCATCTTGTTCGAGTTGATCACCGGACGTCAGTTGTACGACCAGACGTCCACCGACGCGATCGTCCAAGCTCAACTGTCGCAGCGAGCCCCCAACGTTCGGTCCCTGGTTCCGAACGTTCCGGGCTCGCTCGATAAGTTGGTCAGTCAAATGCTGGCCAAAGATCCGCTGCGCCGCCCCTCGCCAGATGCCGCCCTGGTGAAGACGCTGGCCGCGGTGGAAATCGAATTGCTCTCGCCTGATCCGAAGATGAAGTTCGCTGCTTAA
- a CDS encoding OsmC family protein — protein MKIKRRGSAVWSGGLKDGKGGLTTESGALSGYPYGFATRFEGQKGSNPEELIGAAHAGCFTMALSMILGEAGLTAEKLETSAVVALEKVDDGFAITSIHLSLTGKVPGATKEQFEELAAKAKAGCPVSKVLDTEITLDVTLEE, from the coding sequence ATGAAAATCAAGCGACGTGGTTCGGCGGTGTGGAGCGGTGGTCTGAAAGATGGCAAGGGAGGGCTTACGACCGAAAGCGGAGCACTCAGCGGGTACCCTTACGGATTTGCGACCCGGTTCGAGGGGCAGAAGGGAAGCAATCCCGAGGAGTTGATCGGTGCGGCGCACGCCGGCTGCTTCACGATGGCCTTGTCGATGATTCTCGGCGAAGCAGGCCTCACGGCCGAAAAGTTGGAGACCTCGGCAGTCGTCGCGTTAGAGAAGGTCGATGACGGCTTCGCGATCACCTCGATTCACCTCTCGCTGACCGGTAAGGTGCCAGGGGCGACCAAGGAGCAATTCGAAGAACTGGCCGCCAAGGCGAAAGCCGGGTGTCCTGTTTCCAAGGTATTGGATACCGAGATCACTTTGGACGTGACACTGGAAGAGTGA
- a CDS encoding acyl carrier protein, producing the protein MLVPMIAVTLIVIGLALFCYWPAVQRPTLDKWPPISDDEFIARCSPGVDRQRALKVRRIVSEQLGVDYDRVYPEQRFVEDLGA; encoded by the coding sequence GTGCTTGTTCCCATGATCGCCGTCACGCTGATTGTCATAGGCCTGGCCCTCTTCTGCTATTGGCCAGCGGTACAAAGACCAACGCTCGACAAGTGGCCGCCGATTTCGGACGACGAGTTCATCGCACGATGCTCGCCGGGAGTCGATCGCCAGCGCGCACTCAAGGTTCGCCGGATTGTTTCCGAGCAGTTGGGCGTGGACTACGACCGGGTTTATCCTGAGCAGCGATTTGTGGAAGACTTGGGGGCTTAG
- a CDS encoding arylsulfatase, translating into MSHLSFYRCLSLAFVAILGLAVTAHAQDKKPNILFIVSDDTGYGDLGPYGGGVGRGMPTPNIDRMAAEGMTFFSFYAQPSCTPGRAAMQTGRIPNRSGMTTVAFQGQGGGLPAAEWTLASVLKTAGYQTYFTGKWHLGEADFALPNAHGYDEMEHCFLYHCNAYTYGDPTWFPDMDPKLREMFDKVTKGSLSGKAGEPAKEDWKVNGQYVDTPEKGVVGIPFMDKYVEQSGIKFLEQAAKTPDKPFFININFMKVHQPNMPAPEFKHKSLSKSNYADSVVELDARIGNIMDKLRELKLDDNTLVFYTTDNGAWQDVYPDAGYTPFRGTKGTVREGGNRVPAIAIWPGKIKPGVRNHDIVGGLDLMATFASVAGIQLPKKDKEDKPIYFDSLDITPVLTGTGECPRDSWFYFTEDELTPGAARVRNYKAVFNLRGDDGQATGGLAVDANLGWKGAKSYVATVPQIFDLYQDPQERYDIFMNNYTERTWTMVTFNDAIVNLMKTYVEYPPRKLQSETYTGPLTLSGYQRFQYIREQLKNEGVKIGLPTGN; encoded by the coding sequence ATGTCACACTTGAGTTTTTACCGCTGTTTGTCCTTGGCCTTTGTGGCCATCTTGGGGCTGGCCGTAACGGCCCATGCCCAGGATAAGAAACCGAACATCTTGTTCATCGTATCCGACGATACCGGGTACGGAGATCTTGGTCCGTACGGAGGAGGTGTCGGGCGTGGTATGCCGACGCCGAACATCGATCGGATGGCTGCCGAAGGGATGACCTTCTTCTCCTTCTACGCTCAACCGAGCTGCACGCCTGGTCGCGCTGCCATGCAGACCGGTCGAATTCCTAATCGCAGCGGCATGACGACCGTGGCCTTCCAAGGCCAAGGGGGCGGTCTGCCGGCGGCCGAATGGACCTTGGCTTCGGTCTTGAAAACGGCCGGCTACCAAACCTACTTCACCGGCAAGTGGCACCTGGGTGAAGCCGATTTCGCACTGCCCAATGCCCACGGCTACGACGAAATGGAGCACTGCTTTCTCTATCACTGCAATGCGTACACCTACGGCGATCCGACCTGGTTCCCTGATATGGATCCGAAGCTACGCGAGATGTTCGACAAGGTGACCAAGGGATCCCTGTCGGGCAAAGCAGGCGAGCCAGCCAAAGAAGACTGGAAGGTCAACGGCCAGTACGTCGATACGCCTGAAAAGGGAGTCGTCGGGATTCCTTTCATGGACAAGTACGTCGAACAGTCAGGCATCAAGTTTCTGGAACAAGCGGCGAAGACGCCTGACAAGCCGTTCTTCATCAACATCAACTTCATGAAGGTGCATCAGCCGAACATGCCGGCACCGGAGTTCAAGCACAAGTCTCTCTCGAAGTCGAACTACGCCGACTCGGTGGTCGAGCTGGATGCCCGAATCGGCAACATCATGGACAAGCTTCGTGAATTGAAGCTGGACGATAACACCCTCGTCTTCTACACCACTGACAATGGTGCCTGGCAAGACGTCTACCCCGATGCCGGTTACACGCCGTTTCGCGGCACCAAGGGTACCGTGCGCGAAGGTGGTAACCGCGTCCCGGCCATCGCCATCTGGCCCGGCAAAATCAAGCCAGGCGTTCGCAACCACGACATCGTGGGCGGCTTGGACCTGATGGCCACGTTTGCCTCGGTTGCCGGTATCCAACTGCCGAAGAAGGACAAGGAAGACAAGCCGATCTACTTCGATAGTCTTGACATCACACCAGTGTTAACCGGAACGGGCGAGTGCCCACGCGATTCGTGGTTCTACTTCACCGAAGACGAACTCACTCCAGGTGCGGCCCGCGTCCGCAACTACAAGGCCGTTTTCAACCTGCGTGGCGACGATGGTCAGGCAACCGGTGGTTTGGCGGTCGATGCCAACCTGGGTTGGAAAGGTGCCAAAAGCTACGTGGCAACCGTGCCGCAGATCTTCGACTTGTATCAAGATCCGCAGGAACGCTACGACATCTTCATGAACAACTACACCGAGCGTACCTGGACGATGGTCACGTTCAATGACGCGATCGTGAATTTGATGAAGACCTACGTCGAGTACCCGCCACGAAAACTGCAAAGCGAAACGTATACCGGGCCGCTGACCCTCTCCGGCTATCAGCGATTCCAGTACATTCGTGAACAACTGAAGAACGAAGGTGTTAAAATTGGTTTGCCAACGGGCAACTAG